Proteins encoded together in one Amblyomma americanum isolate KBUSLIRL-KWMA chromosome 1, ASM5285725v1, whole genome shotgun sequence window:
- the LOC144115055 gene encoding uncharacterized protein LOC144115055 has protein sequence MFPDSETAKGFQCGRKKLSYIISDGLGPYFKAKVIQELDMPDTFYTIMIDESPIPEAKVQQLDVLVRYYSTSTENVVVEHLQSFHLGHATADQLFSCIEDALSDVRKKNMVCFYSDGPNVMKSLKRRLKKEVSPDMVDIGECGLHKVHNAFAAGLDMFCAEVESLATDVHYYFKFATRHADMKELLSDLGLPQLEFLRHVNSRWLTLLPSIERILKSFDALKAFFSKSGQPRCSSMRHGRLSSAFCDKTLRAKLFFLQNAAQIFDRFQTLFQSKDPLLHVFYDEMLVLVKQVLGRFLRQESFAGATGSQLKELDVESSENWKAKPEIGLDTEQSMKLWNPTEKKAFYIKARAFYIACAKYLITRLPLDNKLLFHLRFLNPDTKGNSFTSSLRYVANALPQVIPPCDVSSLTDEWNSLMCETSDWELPPNVVTHWSSVFALQTPAGQAKYPRITKLVKAALSLPHGNADCERGFSENKQALHHRSTLSITSISSLRQTKAFMKRYSGDATKVSLTRDILRNVEKSYKVYRERIEEEKTATSQKRKHEEEEPTEVCERKKLMDEKSSLQQRLSSLKALLASAQELISKGVADRDMDKVESGNILLCDVNSKLPSVIERIKTVDSALQSMKAN, from the coding sequence ATGTTTCCGGATTCAGAAACAGCGAAAGGCTTCCAGTGTGGACGCAAGAAACTTTCGTACATTATTTCTGATGGCCTGGGGCCATATTTCAAGGCAAAAGTAATCCAAGAGCTTGACATGCCCGACACATTCTATACCATCATGATTGATGAGTCCCCAATCCCTGAGGCCAAGGTGCAGCAGCTGGACGTGCTTGTCCGCTACTACTCTACCAGCACTGAGAATGTTGTGGTGGAGCATCTCCAGTCCTTCCATTTGGGCCATGCGACCGCTGATCAGCTGTTTTCCTGCATTGAGGATGCCCTCAGTGACGTTCGCAAGAAGAACATGGTATGTTTTTACAGTGATGGCCCTAACGTAATGAAAAGCCTTAAGCGAAGGCTAAAGAAGGAAGTGAGCCCAGACATGGTTGACATCGGTGAATGCGGCCTCCACAAAGTTCACAACGCTTTTGCTGCTGGGCTGGATATGTTCTGTGCAGAAGTGGAGTCTCTTGCAACTGATGTCCACTACTACTTCAAGTTTGCCACAAGGCACGCGGACATGAAGGAGCTGCTGAGTGATCTAGGACTGCCCCAACTAGAGTTTTTGCGGCACGTTAACAGCAGATGGCTGACACTGCTTCCTAGTATCGAGCGGATACTAAAGTCATTTGATGCCCTCAAGGCATTCTTCTCCAAATCTGGACAGCCAAGGTGCTCATCTATGAGGCACGGTCGTCTGTCATCTGCGTTTTGTGACAAAACACTGCGAGCAAAGTTATTTTTCCTTCAAAACGCTGCTCAGATATTTGACAGATTTCAAACGCTCTTCCAAAGCAAGGACCCTCTCCTGCATGTTTTCTATGATGAGATGTTGGTTCTCGTGAAACAGGTCCTTGGGAGGTTTCTGCGCCAAGAGTCATTTGCAGGTGCTACTGGCTCACAACTGAAAGAACTTGATGTAGAGTCCTCTGAAAATTGGAAGGCAAAACCTGAAATTGGCCTCGACACGGAGCAGTCAATGAAACTGTGGAATCCTACTGAGAAGAAGGCATTTTACATCAAGGCAAGAGCCTTTTACATAGCTTGTGCAAAGTACCTGATCACGAGGCTGCCACTGGACAACAAGCTGTTGTTTCATTTAAGGTTTTTAAACCCAGACACAAAAGGGAATTCTTTCACATCGTCACTGCGCTATGTGGCTAACGCACTGCCTCAGGTCATTCCACCCTGCGATGTGTCATCCCTCACTGATGAGTGGAATTCGCTTATGTGCGAAACCAGTGACTGGGAACTGCCTCCTAATGTGGTCACCCATTGGTCAAGTGTGTTTGCATTACAGACACCTGCTGGTCAGGCTAAGTATCCAAGGATTACTAAGCTTGTCAAAGCAGCCCTTTCATTACCTCACGGAAATGCCGATTGTGAACGAGGATTTAGTGAGAACAAACAAGCACTCCACCATCGAAGTACTTTGTCCATAACAAGCATTTCCAGCCTTCGTCAAACCAAGGCGTTCATGAAGCGGTACAGTGGAGatgctacaaaggtgtctttgACCAGGGACATTCTCAGGAATGTCGAAAAGTCTTACAAGGTGTACCGGGAGCGAATCGAAGAAGAAAAGACAGCAACGTCCCAGAAGCGAAAGCATGAGGAGGAGGAGCCAACAGAAGTATGTGAGCGAAAGAAGCTGATGGACGAGAAGTCTAGCCTCCAGCAGCGACTGTCATCTCTCAAAGCTCTACTTGCAAGTGCACAAGAGCTTATAAGCAAAGGTGTGGCTGACAGGGACATGGACAAGGTAGAGAGTGGCAATAttttgctgtgtgatgtgaactCTAAACTGCCTTCTGTGATAGAACGAATCAAAACGGTTGACTCAGCTCTTCAGTCTATGAAGGCCAACTGA